Proteins co-encoded in one Marmota flaviventris isolate mMarFla1 chromosome 9, mMarFla1.hap1, whole genome shotgun sequence genomic window:
- the LOC114089003 gene encoding NXPE family member 2-like has protein sequence MSSPALKAGTSGKVTDFNNGTYLVSFTLFWEGQVSLSLLLIHPSEGVSALWRARNQGYDRVIFTGQFANGTTLVLSECGLVLNTSAELCQCLDARDQEAFYCLRPQHVPCEALTLMNTKNRKVSHLTKEEWKLFHSSKIGVEMMKNFNSIKVLPCNKSENTKKKCQIGMKNPSPSGYTLERSWISAFCKQIKFNTMQDISDCLKMKFIYLLGDSTLRQWMNSFLKVVKTLKYFDHPGTGFFKTHVLLDIERKILIQWKKHSHPFVTEKLYSVRNEKYIQQEIDQVPGDDDMVIVTTLGQHFRPFPINIFIRRAINIQKAIKRLFLRSPGTKVILKTENTREIHENTEMFSDFHGYIQNLIMKDIFVDLNVGIIDAWDMTIAYSTNNIHPPDYVIENQIGMFLNYIC, from the exons ATgtcctccccagccctgaaggCAGGCACCTCAGGAAAGGTGACAGACTTCAACAATGGCACCTACCTTGTCAGCTTCACTCTGTTCTGGGAGGGCCAGGTCTCCCTGTCTCTCCTGCTCATCCACCCCAGTGAAGGGGTGTCGGCTCTCTGGAGGGCAAGGAACCAAGGCTATGACAGAGTGATCTTCACAGGCCAGTTTGCTAATGGCACCACCCTGGTCCTCTCTGAATGTGGCCTGGTCCTAAACACCAGTGCTGAGTTGTGCCAGTGCCTAGATGCGCGAGACCAGGAAGCCTTCTACTGCCTGAGGCCTCAGCATGTTCCCTGTGAGGCCCTGACTCTCATGAACACCAAGAATAGAAAAGTTTCCCATCTTACCAAGGAAGAATGGAAGCTCTTCCACAG TTCCAAAATAGGAGTTGAAATGATGAAGAACTTCAACTCCATCAAGGTGTTGCCATGTAACA AGAgtgaaaacacaaaaaagaaatgtcagaTTGGAATGAAGAATCCCTCCCCCAGTGGTTACACGTTGGAGAGAAGTTGGATTTCAGCATTTTGCAAACAGATCAAGTTCAATACAATGCAAGATATAAGTGACtgcttgaaaatgaaatttatttaccTCCTGGGAGACTCAACACTGCGCCAGTGGATGAATTCTTTTCTAAAAGTTGTGAAAA ccttaaaatattttgatcatCCAGGAACCGGGTTCTTTAAAACACATGTTCTTCTGGATATCGAAAGAAAGATTTTGATTCAGTGGAAAAAACATAGTCATCCATTTGTTACTGAAAAGCTGTACTCTGTGAGAAATGAAAAGTATATCCAACAGGAAATTGACCAAGTGCCAGGAGACGATGACATGGTAATTGTCACTACCCTTGGCCAACACTTCAGACCCTTTCCAATCAACATTTTTATCCGTAGGGCCATCAATATTCAAAAAGCCATTAAACGTTTATTTTTGAGAAGCCCAGGGACCAAAGTGATACTTAAAACTGAAAACACCAGGGAGATACATGAAAATACTGAGATGTTTAGTGACTTTCATGGCTATATTCAGAATCTTATCATGAAGGATATTTTTGTGGATCTCAATGTGGGTATTATTGATGCTTGGGACATGACAATTGCATATTCCACTAATAATATCCATCCACCTGATTATGTTATTGAAAATCAGATTGGCATGTTTTTAAACTACATTTGCTag